The Humulus lupulus chromosome 4, drHumLupu1.1, whole genome shotgun sequence genome has a window encoding:
- the LOC133830631 gene encoding eukaryotic translation initiation factor 5A-5-like yields MTDSEEHHFESKADAGASKTYPQQAGTVRKNGYIVIKGRPCKVVEVSTSKTGKHGHAKCHFVGIDIFTGKKYDDIVPSSHNCDIPHVNRTDYQLIDISEDGFVSLLTENGNTKDDLRLPSDDSLLAQIKEGFGEGKDLVVSVMSAMGEEQICGLKDIGPK; encoded by the exons ATGACTGACAGTGAGGAACACCACTTTGAGTCTAAGGCTGATGCCGGAGCCTCCAAGACTTACCCTCAGCAAGCTGGTACTGTCCGCAAAAACGGCTATATAGTCATCAAAGGCCGTCCTTGCAAG GTTGTTGAGGTTTCAACCTCGAAAACTGGGAAGCATGGACATGCAAAGTGTCACTTTGTAGGGATCGACATATTCACTGGCAAGAAGTACGATGATATTGTACCCTCTTCCCACAACTGTGAT ATTCCTCATGTCAACCGTACTGATTACCAGCTGATAGATATCTCTGAGGATGGATTT GTAAGTTTGCTTACTGAAAATGGCAACACTAAGGACGATCTGAGGCTCCCTAGTGATGACAGTCTGCTTGCCCAG ATCAAGGAAGGTTTTGGTGAGGGGAAGGACTTGGTCGTGTCAGTGATGTCTGCAATGGGAGAGGAACAGATTTGTGGACTCAAGGATATTGGTCCAAAGTAG